GTCGGCCGACGTGCCCTGGATCGGCGCGTTTAGCGCCATGCGCTCGGCCATCGCGCGGATGTGCGCTATCGGCGAGCGGATACCCTCGAAGGAGCGGCGACGGCCGAAGAGCGTCTCGGTGTAGCCACGTCGGTGCGCCTCTGCCTTGGTGCGCTCAAGAAAATCCCTAAGGCCGGTGTAGGTCTCAAAATACTCCCGCATGAAGCGCTCGGCCTCGGCACGGTCGGTGCCGAGATTCTCGCGGAGCGCATTCACCCCCATGCCGTAGAGGATGCCGAAATTAATCACTTTCGCCCTCCGGCGCATCTCGCGGTCTACCTTCTCGGGTGGGACGTCAAACACTTCAGACGCAACGGCAGTGTGGATGTCCTCCCCACGCTTGAAAATCTCCGTGAGCTTCGGGTCGCCTGAGAGTATCGCCGCGACGCGCAGCTCAATCTGTGAGTAATCAAAGGCCGCGAGTACGAACCCTTGCTCCGCGATGAAAGCACGCCGGATCGAGGCGCCGCGCTCAGTGCGGATCGGAATGTTCTGAAGGTTCGGCTTCTCGGATGCCATGCGCCCGGTTGTCGTGCCGGTCTGGAGAAAGCGCGCATGGAGACGGCCAGCGCTGTCGAGGAGCGTCGGGATCGGGTCAATGTAGGTTGAGAGGAGTTTCTGGAGCTCGCGATGAGCAAAAATGTTTTCGATGATCGGGTGCGCGCCGCGGAGTTTGCCGAGCTCGGATTCCCGGGTCGAGCGCGCACCACCCGCGGTCTTCTTATGGTTGCGCGGGACAAGTTTCAGTTCGTCGAAAATCACCTCGCCAAGCTGTTTCGGGGAGTTTATATTAAATTCCCTGCCTGCGTCTTTCCAAATGTACTTCTGGAGAACTTCAAGCTCGCGGTGGTAGTCGCGCGACAGCGCGCCGAGGTGCGCGCTGTCGATCTTCACGCCGCGCTCCTCCATGGCTCGGACGATCGGTATGAGCGGCCGCTCGATCTCCGCAAACACGCGCGTGAATCCACGCGCGGTGATTTCCCGTTTAAGTACCTCGCGGGCTTCGTTGAACGAGTGAGTCCCCGCAAAGTGAAAGATGTCGTCGAGCGAGGGGTTCGTAATGTTTGAGTCAAGCACCCAGAGCGCGATAAGGGCCTCGGTGAGCGCAGTCGAGTCGGGCGCGCTCTCCGTCGCCTCCTCGGGCGCAGTGTCGCCGTCGCCTTCCTCGTGCGCTGTGCTACCCGCGCCGCCCGCGGGCCGACCGAACAGCTCTCGCACGCGGCCGATAAGCGAACGGAAGTCGAGCTCGCCGATGAGCTCGAGCGCTACCGTCGCATCCGCGCGCGCTCGCCAATCGCTCTCCGCGAGGTTGAAAGTGATTGGCGCAGCGCGGTTGATCTCAGCGAGTGCTTTGGAAAACAAGGCTTCGTCCTTGTGCTCCGAGAGTATCCGCTGTACGCGCGCACTGACGCCGGCCTCGGCGAGCTTCTCCGGGAAACGCGCGAGCGTCTTGTGGAGCGACTCGATCGTGCCGAAATTCTGCACCAAAATGCTTGCGGTCTTTGCACCGATGCCGGGTACGCCGGGGATGTTGTCAGACGGATCACCCGCAAGACCCTTGTAATCGGGCAAGAACTTCGGTACAAACCCGAAGCGTTGCTTGACTGCTTCCTCGTCGTAGAGCGCCGTCTCCCGAATGCCTTTCTTCAGCGTGTAGACCTTGACGCGCGTACCCGAGACAAGCTGGAGCGTGTCCATATCGCCGGAAGCGATGATGATCTCAACGTCCCGGCGATCGTTAAGGAGCTCGACGATAGTGCCGAGGAGATCATCCGCCTCAAAGCCCGGTTGCTCAAAAACCGGAATGCCGAACGCGCGCACGAGGTCCCGCGAGCGCTTGAGCTGCGCGACAAGCGCGTCATCCGCTTTCGGACGCCCTGCCTTGTAGCCCTCAAAAACTTCGTGCCGATAGGTCGGCTGTGGAAGGTCGAAACAGCCCGCGATGTAGTCGGGCTTGAACTCGCCGATGATCCGCATCAGCATCGTCGTCAGTCCGTAGAGCGCGCCCGTTGGCTCCCCGGTGCGCGAAGAAGTAAAATCCGCCGGCAGCGCATGGTACGCGCGATGAATAATCGCGTGCGCGTCGAGAAGCACGAGGCGTTTTTTGGTCGCTGTCGCCATGGAGCCAGTATACACCGACTCGAGCCGTACGCGCGC
This window of the bacterium genome carries:
- a CDS encoding DNA polymerase → MATATKKRLVLLDAHAIIHRAYHALPADFTSSRTGEPTGALYGLTTMLMRIIGEFKPDYIAGCFDLPQPTYRHEVFEGYKAGRPKADDALVAQLKRSRDLVRAFGIPVFEQPGFEADDLLGTIVELLNDRRDVEIIIASGDMDTLQLVSGTRVKVYTLKKGIRETALYDEEAVKQRFGFVPKFLPDYKGLAGDPSDNIPGVPGIGAKTASILVQNFGTIESLHKTLARFPEKLAEAGVSARVQRILSEHKDEALFSKALAEINRAAPITFNLAESDWRARADATVALELIGELDFRSLIGRVRELFGRPAGGAGSTAHEEGDGDTAPEEATESAPDSTALTEALIALWVLDSNITNPSLDDIFHFAGTHSFNEAREVLKREITARGFTRVFAEIERPLIPIVRAMEERGVKIDSAHLGALSRDYHRELEVLQKYIWKDAGREFNINSPKQLGEVIFDELKLVPRNHKKTAGGARSTRESELGKLRGAHPIIENIFAHRELQKLLSTYIDPIPTLLDSAGRLHARFLQTGTTTGRMASEKPNLQNIPIRTERGASIRRAFIAEQGFVLAAFDYSQIELRVAAILSGDPKLTEIFKRGEDIHTAVASEVFDVPPEKVDREMRRRAKVINFGILYGMGVNALRENLGTDRAEAERFMREYFETYTGLRDFLERTKAEAHRRGYTETLFGRRRSFEGIRSPIAHIRAMAERMALNAPIQGTSADLIKLAMIRVDEHVKREGLRGDAFLILQVHDELVYEVCEPRAADFVPEIKRIMEDVLSLEEARGVPLVTSSAVGKNWGEMNEFPISPGRF